Proteins found in one Lycium ferocissimum isolate CSIRO_LF1 chromosome 6, AGI_CSIRO_Lferr_CH_V1, whole genome shotgun sequence genomic segment:
- the LOC132060149 gene encoding pumilio homolog 1-like isoform X2: MITDGYAKMIGMRSMLGGNSNDFSEELGLLNDLSIYRSGSAPPTVEGSLNALIGRGGGGGSSDFSGLTEEELRSDPAYISYYYSNVNLNPRLPPPLLSKEDWRFAQRSSGNSQALLGGIGDRRKGINRGGEGGDDKESLFSMSMGFGVKNGENNGGEWGGDGLIGLPGLGLGSRQKSDNMSQTTSRHPSRPASRAYDDIVDPSESQFAHLHHDMASLDALHSRGKVQGMSTLQNVSSALSRSTTPDPQLVARAPSPRIPSAGGGRMASLEDVSSHMGEHTDLAAALSGMSLNMGDEGKHQKSQIHNEIDDHQNLFRLQNGQNPMKQHPYAKKSAGSSAAYLIGPSTPTHNGGGSSPSQYPTVDSPNSAFSAYALGGYGMNPSSPSMFENQLGAGNFPSVLGNVASPVGACGIDARVMGGGLSLGPNLMAAAAELQNLNRLGNQTLGGSQMSQMDPLYLQQYLRSTEYLAAQLAALNDPTVNRESLGTSYMDLIELQKAYLETLLASQKSQYGLPYLGKNGGLNHGYYGNPALGLNMSYPGSPLAGAGLPNSPFGPGSPVRYGERNMHFHSGMRNLAGGVMGAWHSESISNLGETFASSLLDEFKSNKSKCFELSEIEGHVVQFSADQYGSRFIQQKLETATIEEKNMVFHEIMPQALSLMTDVFGNYVIQKFFEHGSSSQIRELADQLNGHVLTLSLQMYGCRVIQKAIEVVDLDQQTKMVAELDGHVMRCVRDQNGNHVIQKCIECIPEDAIQFIVSTFYDQVVTLSTHPYGCRVIQRVLEHCHNPETQSIVMNEILQAVCMLAQDQYGNYVVQHVLEHGKPEERSLIISKLKGQIVQMSQQKFASNVVEKCLSFGTPEERQTLVNEMIGTTDENEPLQAMMKDQFANYVVQKVLETCDDQQLELILNRIKVHLNALKKYTYGKHIVARVEKLVAAGERRISFLASYSAAA; encoded by the exons aTGATTACTGATGGTTATGCTAAGATGATTGGAATGCGATCAATGTTAGGAGGAAATAGTAACGATTTTAGCGAAGAGTTAGGGTTACTGAATGATCTAAGCATTTATAGAAGCGGTTCAGCTCCACCTACAGTTGAAGGATCGTTGAATGCTTTAATAGGTagaggtggtggtggtggtagtAGTGATTTTAGTGGACTTACAGAAGAGGAATTAAGGTCTGATCCAGCATATATATCGTATTATTACTCGAATGTGAATCTAAACCCTAGGTTACCGCCACCTCTTTTATCTAAAGAGGATTGGCGGTTTGCGCAGCGTAGTAGTGGTAATTCACAGGCATTATTAGGGGGGATTGGAGATAGGAGGAAAGGAATTAATCGTGGTGGTGAGGGTGGTGATGATAAGGAATCGCTTTTTTCAATGTCGATGGGATTTGGTgtgaaaaatggagaaaataatGGAGGTGAGTGGGGTGGTGATGGACTTATTGGATTGCCTGGATTAGGATTAGGAAGTCGACAGAAGAGC GATAATATGAGCCAGACAACATCAAGGCATCCATCACGTCCTGCTTCCCGcgcatatgatgatattgttgatccTTCTGAGTCCCAATTTGCTCATCTCCATCATGATATGGCATCTTTGGATGCATTACATTCTCGGGGAAAGGTTCAAGGCATGTCTACCCTCCAGAATGTCAGCTCAGCACTGTCACGAAGTACCACCCCTGATCCTCAGCTTGTGGCTAGAGCTCCTAGTCCTCGTATTCCTTCTGCTGGAGGAGGGAGGATGGCATCACTAGAGGATGTTTCATCTCATATGGGTGAGCATACTGATTTGGCTGCTGCTTTGTCTGGCATGAGTCTTAATATGGGAGATGAAGGGAAACATCAAAAGTCTCAAATTcataatgaaattgatgatcatCAGAACCTCTTCCGATTGCAGAATGGTCAGAATCCTATGAAGCAACATCCGTATGCAAAAAAGTCTGCAGGTTCCTCTGCTGCATACTTGATAGGGCCCTCTACGCCAACTCACAACGGTGGAGGAAGTTCTCCATCTCAATATCCAACTGTCGATAGCCCTAATTCAGCGTTTTCTGCTTATGCTTTAGGTGGTTATGGTATGAACCCTTCATCACCGTCCATGTTTGAAAACCAGCTTGGGGCTGGTAATTTTCCTTCCGTACTGGGAAATGTAGCTTCTCCGGTGGGTGCATGTGGAATTGATGCTCGTGTAATGGGAGGCGGTTTGAGTTTGGGTCCTAATTTAATGGCTGCAGCAGCTGAACTGCAGAATCTTAATAGACTCGGTAATCAGACCTTGGGAGGCTCTCAAATGTCTCAGATGGATCCGTTGTACCTACAACAGTACTTGAGGTCAACTGAGTATCTTGCTGCTCAACTAGCAGCTCTCAATGATCCAACGGTTAATAGGGAATCTTTGGGGACTTCATACATGGATTTGATTGAGCTTCAGAAAGCTTATCTGGAGACGTTGCTTGCATCCCAAAAATCACAATATGGTCTTCCTTATCTTGGCAAAAACGGTGGCTTAAATCATGGTTACTATGGGAACCCAGCACTTGGCCTTAATATGTCATATCCTGGAAGCCCTTTGGCAGGTGCAGGTCTTCCAAATTCCCCATTTGGACCTGGTAGTCCGGTAAGGTATGGGGAAAGAAACATGCATTTTCATTCAGGGATGAGAAACTTAGCTGGTGGTGTCATGGGTGCTTGGCATTCCGAGTCTATTTCTAACTTGGGTGAAACCTTTGCTTCCTCGTTACTAGATGAGTTTAAGAGCAATAAGAGTAAGTGTTTTGAGCTATCAGAAATTGAAGGACATGTTGTTCAGTTCAG TGCGGACCAGTATGGGAGTCGGTTCATTCAACAAAAACTTGAGACTGCTACCATAGAAGAGAAGAACATGGTCTTCCATGAAATTATGCCGCAAGCCCTTTCTTTGATGACTGAtgtgtttggtaattatgtgaTCCAGAAG TTTTTCGAGCATGGAAGTTCATCCCAGATAAGAGAACTGGCTGACCAGCTCAATGGGCATGTACTCACCCTTAGCCTTCAGATGTATGGTTGCCGTGTAATCCAGAAG GCCATAGAAGTGGTTGATCTGGATCAACAGACTAAAATGGTCGCTGAACTTGATGGCCATGTTATGCGCTGTGTTAGAGATCAGAATGGGAATCATGTAATCCAGAAGTGCATCGAATGCATTCCAGAGGATGCTATCCAGTTCATCGTTTCCACATTTTATGATCAAGTTGTGACATTGTCTACCCATCCGTATGGATGTCGGGTCATACAG AGAGTCTTGGAACATTGCCATAATCCTGAAACCCAGAGCATTGTGATGAATGAGATTTTGCAAGCAGTTTGCATGTTGGCGCAAGATCAATATGGAAATTATGTTGTTCAG CATGTGCTGGAACACGGGAAGCCTGAAGAGCGTTCTTTAATAATTAGTAAGCTGAAGGGACAGATAGTTCAGATGAGCCAGCAGAAATTTGCCTCCAACGTTGTGGAGAAGTGCTTAAGCTTTGGAACTCCCGAAGAACGTCAGACCTTGGTAAATGAGATGATTGGCACCACTGATGAAAATGAACCTCTTCAG GCGATGATGAAAGATCAGTTTGCGAACTACGTAGTACAGAAAGTGCTGGAGACTTGTGATGACCAGCAACTTGAACTCATTCTCAACCGAATCAAGGTTCATCTAAATGCTCTGAAGAAATATACTTACGGAAAGCATATAGTTGCCCGTGTAGAGAAACTGGTTGCTGCTGGAG AGAGGAGGATCAGCTTCCTGGCGTCATA
- the LOC132060149 gene encoding pumilio homolog 1-like isoform X1 encodes MITDGYAKMIGMRSMLGGNSNDFSEELGLLNDLSIYRSGSAPPTVEGSLNALIGRGGGGGSSDFSGLTEEELRSDPAYISYYYSNVNLNPRLPPPLLSKEDWRFAQRSSGNSQALLGGIGDRRKGINRGGEGGDDKESLFSMSMGFGVKNGENNGGEWGGDGLIGLPGLGLGSRQKSVSEMIQDNMSQTTSRHPSRPASRAYDDIVDPSESQFAHLHHDMASLDALHSRGKVQGMSTLQNVSSALSRSTTPDPQLVARAPSPRIPSAGGGRMASLEDVSSHMGEHTDLAAALSGMSLNMGDEGKHQKSQIHNEIDDHQNLFRLQNGQNPMKQHPYAKKSAGSSAAYLIGPSTPTHNGGGSSPSQYPTVDSPNSAFSAYALGGYGMNPSSPSMFENQLGAGNFPSVLGNVASPVGACGIDARVMGGGLSLGPNLMAAAAELQNLNRLGNQTLGGSQMSQMDPLYLQQYLRSTEYLAAQLAALNDPTVNRESLGTSYMDLIELQKAYLETLLASQKSQYGLPYLGKNGGLNHGYYGNPALGLNMSYPGSPLAGAGLPNSPFGPGSPVRYGERNMHFHSGMRNLAGGVMGAWHSESISNLGETFASSLLDEFKSNKSKCFELSEIEGHVVQFSADQYGSRFIQQKLETATIEEKNMVFHEIMPQALSLMTDVFGNYVIQKFFEHGSSSQIRELADQLNGHVLTLSLQMYGCRVIQKAIEVVDLDQQTKMVAELDGHVMRCVRDQNGNHVIQKCIECIPEDAIQFIVSTFYDQVVTLSTHPYGCRVIQRVLEHCHNPETQSIVMNEILQAVCMLAQDQYGNYVVQHVLEHGKPEERSLIISKLKGQIVQMSQQKFASNVVEKCLSFGTPEERQTLVNEMIGTTDENEPLQAMMKDQFANYVVQKVLETCDDQQLELILNRIKVHLNALKKYTYGKHIVARVEKLVAAGERRISFLASYSAAA; translated from the exons aTGATTACTGATGGTTATGCTAAGATGATTGGAATGCGATCAATGTTAGGAGGAAATAGTAACGATTTTAGCGAAGAGTTAGGGTTACTGAATGATCTAAGCATTTATAGAAGCGGTTCAGCTCCACCTACAGTTGAAGGATCGTTGAATGCTTTAATAGGTagaggtggtggtggtggtagtAGTGATTTTAGTGGACTTACAGAAGAGGAATTAAGGTCTGATCCAGCATATATATCGTATTATTACTCGAATGTGAATCTAAACCCTAGGTTACCGCCACCTCTTTTATCTAAAGAGGATTGGCGGTTTGCGCAGCGTAGTAGTGGTAATTCACAGGCATTATTAGGGGGGATTGGAGATAGGAGGAAAGGAATTAATCGTGGTGGTGAGGGTGGTGATGATAAGGAATCGCTTTTTTCAATGTCGATGGGATTTGGTgtgaaaaatggagaaaataatGGAGGTGAGTGGGGTGGTGATGGACTTATTGGATTGCCTGGATTAGGATTAGGAAGTCGACAGAAGAGCGTAAGTGAGATGATTCAG GATAATATGAGCCAGACAACATCAAGGCATCCATCACGTCCTGCTTCCCGcgcatatgatgatattgttgatccTTCTGAGTCCCAATTTGCTCATCTCCATCATGATATGGCATCTTTGGATGCATTACATTCTCGGGGAAAGGTTCAAGGCATGTCTACCCTCCAGAATGTCAGCTCAGCACTGTCACGAAGTACCACCCCTGATCCTCAGCTTGTGGCTAGAGCTCCTAGTCCTCGTATTCCTTCTGCTGGAGGAGGGAGGATGGCATCACTAGAGGATGTTTCATCTCATATGGGTGAGCATACTGATTTGGCTGCTGCTTTGTCTGGCATGAGTCTTAATATGGGAGATGAAGGGAAACATCAAAAGTCTCAAATTcataatgaaattgatgatcatCAGAACCTCTTCCGATTGCAGAATGGTCAGAATCCTATGAAGCAACATCCGTATGCAAAAAAGTCTGCAGGTTCCTCTGCTGCATACTTGATAGGGCCCTCTACGCCAACTCACAACGGTGGAGGAAGTTCTCCATCTCAATATCCAACTGTCGATAGCCCTAATTCAGCGTTTTCTGCTTATGCTTTAGGTGGTTATGGTATGAACCCTTCATCACCGTCCATGTTTGAAAACCAGCTTGGGGCTGGTAATTTTCCTTCCGTACTGGGAAATGTAGCTTCTCCGGTGGGTGCATGTGGAATTGATGCTCGTGTAATGGGAGGCGGTTTGAGTTTGGGTCCTAATTTAATGGCTGCAGCAGCTGAACTGCAGAATCTTAATAGACTCGGTAATCAGACCTTGGGAGGCTCTCAAATGTCTCAGATGGATCCGTTGTACCTACAACAGTACTTGAGGTCAACTGAGTATCTTGCTGCTCAACTAGCAGCTCTCAATGATCCAACGGTTAATAGGGAATCTTTGGGGACTTCATACATGGATTTGATTGAGCTTCAGAAAGCTTATCTGGAGACGTTGCTTGCATCCCAAAAATCACAATATGGTCTTCCTTATCTTGGCAAAAACGGTGGCTTAAATCATGGTTACTATGGGAACCCAGCACTTGGCCTTAATATGTCATATCCTGGAAGCCCTTTGGCAGGTGCAGGTCTTCCAAATTCCCCATTTGGACCTGGTAGTCCGGTAAGGTATGGGGAAAGAAACATGCATTTTCATTCAGGGATGAGAAACTTAGCTGGTGGTGTCATGGGTGCTTGGCATTCCGAGTCTATTTCTAACTTGGGTGAAACCTTTGCTTCCTCGTTACTAGATGAGTTTAAGAGCAATAAGAGTAAGTGTTTTGAGCTATCAGAAATTGAAGGACATGTTGTTCAGTTCAG TGCGGACCAGTATGGGAGTCGGTTCATTCAACAAAAACTTGAGACTGCTACCATAGAAGAGAAGAACATGGTCTTCCATGAAATTATGCCGCAAGCCCTTTCTTTGATGACTGAtgtgtttggtaattatgtgaTCCAGAAG TTTTTCGAGCATGGAAGTTCATCCCAGATAAGAGAACTGGCTGACCAGCTCAATGGGCATGTACTCACCCTTAGCCTTCAGATGTATGGTTGCCGTGTAATCCAGAAG GCCATAGAAGTGGTTGATCTGGATCAACAGACTAAAATGGTCGCTGAACTTGATGGCCATGTTATGCGCTGTGTTAGAGATCAGAATGGGAATCATGTAATCCAGAAGTGCATCGAATGCATTCCAGAGGATGCTATCCAGTTCATCGTTTCCACATTTTATGATCAAGTTGTGACATTGTCTACCCATCCGTATGGATGTCGGGTCATACAG AGAGTCTTGGAACATTGCCATAATCCTGAAACCCAGAGCATTGTGATGAATGAGATTTTGCAAGCAGTTTGCATGTTGGCGCAAGATCAATATGGAAATTATGTTGTTCAG CATGTGCTGGAACACGGGAAGCCTGAAGAGCGTTCTTTAATAATTAGTAAGCTGAAGGGACAGATAGTTCAGATGAGCCAGCAGAAATTTGCCTCCAACGTTGTGGAGAAGTGCTTAAGCTTTGGAACTCCCGAAGAACGTCAGACCTTGGTAAATGAGATGATTGGCACCACTGATGAAAATGAACCTCTTCAG GCGATGATGAAAGATCAGTTTGCGAACTACGTAGTACAGAAAGTGCTGGAGACTTGTGATGACCAGCAACTTGAACTCATTCTCAACCGAATCAAGGTTCATCTAAATGCTCTGAAGAAATATACTTACGGAAAGCATATAGTTGCCCGTGTAGAGAAACTGGTTGCTGCTGGAG AGAGGAGGATCAGCTTCCTGGCGTCATA